In the Desulfofalx alkaliphila DSM 12257 genome, GTGGGCAATGCCCGCAGTGTGGCCCAGTGTTTAAACTTTTCCCATAAAGATCGGCTCTGTATACCGGTGCCTTTTTTCCACTGCTTTGGATGCGTGTTGGGAACCTTAACCTGTGTGGTTAGCGGAGCCACCATGGTACCGCTGGAATCCTTTAACCCATACCGGGTGTTAGAAACGGTAGAAAAAGAGCGCTGTACTGCGGTACACGGGGTACCGACCATGTTTATTTTAGAACTGGAGTGTCTAGACAAGGGCAACTACGACCTGAGCTCTTTGCGTACGGGAATTATGGCCGGCTCCCCCTGCCCCATAGAAGTGATGAGAAAGGTCATAGATAAAATGAATATGACCGAGATTGTCATCACTTACGGCCAAACTGAATCGTCGCCGGGTATCACCATGACCCGTACCGATGACCCCATAGAAGTGCGGGTAAATACCGTGGGCAAGGCCCTTCCCAACGTAGAAATGAAGGTGGTGGATCCTAACACCGGGGAAGAATTGCCGCCGGGTGTGCAGGGTGAGGTTTGTGCCCGTGGGTATAATGTAATGAAGGGATACTACAAAAACCCTGAGGCCACTGCCTTGGCCATAGACCAAGACGGTTGGCTGCACACCGGTGACTTGGGTGTTGTTGATGAAAAAGGTTATTTAAAAATAACCGGCAGATTAAAGGATATGATAATAAGGGGCGGTGAAAATATTTACCCCCGGGAAATAGAAGAGTTCTTGTACACCCACCCCAAGGTTAAAGAGGTACAGGTGGTTGGGGTGCCCAGCCAAAAATATGGCGAAGAGGTGCTTGCCTTTATCAAGGTGAAAGAGGGAACGGTATTGACCAAGGAAGAAATCCAAGAGTACTGCGTGGACAAAATTGCTCGCTATAAAATACCGCAATATGTGCTATTTGTTGATAGCTACCCTGTTACAGCCAGCGGTAAGGTGCAAAAGTATAAACTTAGAGAGCAGGCCATTGATATACTGGGATTAAAAGAAATCGCGGACATTGAAACTGCATAAGGTGTTTGGTAGGCTGTATAATATTGTGCACATTGACAAATTATGATAAAATGACCGAGGTAATTAATAATTTTTCTATCCCCAGTGCTTTTTTAGGAGGAACATATAGTGGAAGAACGTTACGATTTTAAAAGTATTGAGCAAAAGTGGCAGCAGACCTGGGAACAAAACCAAACCTACCAAGTGCCGGACTTTTCTGATCGTCCTAAATACTACTGTTTAGAAATGTTTCCTTATCCCTCGGGCAAGCTGCATATGGGTCATGTGCGCAATTACTCCATTGGTGACGTGGTGGCACGTTTTAAAACCATGCAAGGTTATAATGTGCTGCACCCCATGGGTTGGGATGCCTTTGGCCTGCCGGCGGAAAACGCTGCCATTAAACACGGCGTGCACCCGGCCAAGTGGACCTGGGAAAACATTGAAGCCATGAAGTCCCAGCTAAAACAGCTGGGACTTGGTTACGACTGGCAGCGGGAAGTGGCCACCTGCCACCCGGACTACTACCGCTGGACCCAATGGATATTTTTAAAACTATACGAACAGGGCAAGTGTTACAAAAAAACCTCCACCGTAAACTGGTGTTTGTCCTGTCAAACCGTACTGGCCAACGAACAGGTGGTGGAAGGCTCCTGCGAGCGCTGTGGTACCAATGTGGAACAGCGGGAGCTGGAGCAATGGTTTTTCAGAATTACAGATTACGCCCAGCCCTTGCTGGATGACATAAAATCCCTTTCCGGCTGGCCGGAAAAGGTGCGTATTATGCAGGAGAACTGGATTGGCCGCAGTGAAGGTGCTGAAAT is a window encoding:
- a CDS encoding AMP-binding protein — protein: MQKIDKVTIGQVLEDVAKKYPDNDAVVYTDRDLRLTYSEFNSKCRLVARALMALGIKKGEHIAVWATNVPEWVLMQFATCKMGAVLVTVNTNYKAFELEYLLKQSDSTSLFMIGGIKNSNYYDIIYELCPELKDAEPGQLKSQRLPLLKNVINLTDEKKPGMFTWSDLLAMADQVSEEELDERMASLDPDDVINMQYTSGTTGFPKGVMLTHTNLVGNARSVAQCLNFSHKDRLCIPVPFFHCFGCVLGTLTCVVSGATMVPLESFNPYRVLETVEKERCTAVHGVPTMFILELECLDKGNYDLSSLRTGIMAGSPCPIEVMRKVIDKMNMTEIVITYGQTESSPGITMTRTDDPIEVRVNTVGKALPNVEMKVVDPNTGEELPPGVQGEVCARGYNVMKGYYKNPEATALAIDQDGWLHTGDLGVVDEKGYLKITGRLKDMIIRGGENIYPREIEEFLYTHPKVKEVQVVGVPSQKYGEEVLAFIKVKEGTVLTKEEIQEYCVDKIARYKIPQYVLFVDSYPVTASGKVQKYKLREQAIDILGLKEIADIETA